Proteins from a single region of Chlamydia buteonis:
- a CDS encoding Na(+)-translocating NADH-quinone reductase subunit A produces the protein MKIAITRGLDLSLQGSPKESGFLKRIDPALVSVDLRPYSALTLKLKVEQHDVISSGSPIAEYKNFPGVFITSPVSGTVQEIRRGDKRSLLDVVIKKNPGPNLTEYSYDLSKLSRKELLEIFKKEGLFALFKQRPFDIPALPTHNPRDVFINLADNRPFTPSTEKHLSVFSSREEGFYVFNVGVRAIAKLFGLCPHIISTDRLAIPEKDLKSIAHLHKITGPYPSGSPSTHIHYIAPITSEKDVVFTISFQEVLAIGHLFLKGRILNEQVVALAGSGLKSSLRRYVITTRGADFQSLLPLDEIASDKVSLISGDPLTGRLCDKEHLPCLGMRDATISVIPNPQKRQAFNFLRLGINKPTLTRTYLSGFLKRKHTYMDPDTNLHGETRPIIDTEIYDKVMAMKIPVVPLIKSVITNNFELACMLGFLEVCPEDFALPTFIDPSKTEMLTIIKESLQHYAKETGILNPENTADTE, from the coding sequence ATGAAAATTGCGATTACTCGGGGTTTAGATCTATCTTTGCAAGGGTCTCCTAAAGAGTCTGGGTTTTTAAAAAGAATAGACCCTGCTCTGGTTTCTGTAGACCTGCGCCCATATTCTGCCTTAACTTTAAAGCTTAAGGTAGAACAGCATGATGTTATTTCTTCGGGATCACCCATTGCGGAATATAAAAACTTCCCAGGCGTTTTTATTACATCTCCCGTTTCTGGAACTGTACAAGAAATACGTAGAGGAGATAAACGCTCTCTTTTAGATGTAGTTATCAAAAAAAACCCAGGACCAAACCTAACAGAATATTCTTACGATTTATCCAAATTATCAAGAAAAGAACTGTTAGAAATCTTTAAAAAAGAAGGGCTATTTGCTCTTTTTAAACAACGTCCCTTTGACATTCCCGCCTTGCCCACGCACAATCCTAGAGATGTCTTCATCAACTTAGCTGACAACCGTCCTTTCACCCCATCTACAGAAAAACATCTTTCTGTCTTTTCTTCCAGAGAAGAAGGATTTTACGTTTTCAATGTAGGAGTTCGAGCTATAGCCAAACTTTTTGGTTTATGCCCGCATATTATTTCTACTGATAGACTAGCTATTCCTGAAAAAGACTTAAAATCCATAGCACATTTACATAAAATCACAGGACCCTATCCTTCTGGGTCTCCCTCTACACACATTCACTACATAGCACCTATTACTAGCGAAAAAGATGTGGTTTTCACTATCTCTTTCCAGGAAGTCTTAGCTATAGGACATTTATTCTTAAAAGGAAGAATTCTCAATGAACAGGTAGTAGCCCTAGCTGGGTCTGGTTTAAAATCCTCCTTAAGACGCTATGTGATTACTACTAGAGGTGCTGATTTCCAAAGCTTACTTCCCTTAGATGAGATCGCATCTGATAAGGTGTCTCTAATTTCTGGAGATCCTTTAACCGGAAGACTTTGCGACAAAGAACATCTTCCTTGTCTCGGTATGAGAGATGCTACTATCTCTGTTATCCCTAATCCCCAAAAGCGGCAAGCTTTTAACTTTCTAAGGTTAGGCATTAATAAACCTACACTTACAAGGACCTACCTTTCCGGATTTTTAAAAAGAAAACATACATATATGGATCCGGATACAAACCTCCACGGTGAAACACGCCCTATCATAGACACAGAAATTTATGATAAAGTTATGGCGATGAAAATACCTGTTGTACCTTTAATTAAATCTGTCATTACCAACAACTTCGAATTAGCGTGCATGTTAGGGTTTTTAGAAGTTTGTCCTGAAGATTTTGCTCTTCCGACCTTCATAGATCCATCAAAAACAGAAATGCTAACAATAATCAAAGAATCTCTACAGCATTACGCAAAAGAAACAGGGATATTAAACCCAGAAAATACAGCAGATACAGAATAA
- a CDS encoding GreA/GreB family elongation factor, whose amino-acid sequence MDYLEKLQVLIDEEQPSSFFNLWEEYCFNDVVRGAELVQILEKVRHSSLAPLFGKISDTVLPLWERIPEGKEKDQVLRLVLDIQNTNAKPFYDAAIDYVNRKYSGRENFNEALRVVGLRDGREFQYSLSRFDFLMHLNEGNFVFHSGGWGVGEVMSVSFLQQKVLIEFEGVMMAKDISFETAFKSLIPLDKDHFLSRRFGDPDGFEAYAKDHPSEVMEILLKDLGPKTAKEIKDELVDLVIPEAEWNRWWQATKSKIKKNIRIVAPKTIKDPYRYNPGGDSLISQLETRLSQIEETQSKIIEIYQFIRDLHSELKKPENREIILKVLQTLPIEDNQSLEIQRDLLLSDFLGEKSNKLDSKFVTSLSEEGIISIVNDISIAALQKAFLMLIKKHSPVWENVFMKIFFSTTFPALRELSFKILKGEESCCQKIKEKLLGFIEHPMMYPEVFVWFFLKFGSHDDGLFDPNDKEIERLFLEAAMVFMYHIASTPQKELGKKIYHFLVSERYLVIRNMIEGAPLSYLKEILLLSTKCSQFSSSDLSVLQSLAEVVQPDLKKNTLAVEEDIFWTTPESFTKMKNKLQSLVGKEMVDNAKEIEDARALGDLRENSEYKFALEKRARLQEEIRVLSEEVNRARILTKDIVFTDTVGIGCKVSLEDEQGNLITYSILGPWDADPDNYILSLKSKLAQEMLNKSVGASLQFQGKKYKISRIQSIWDA is encoded by the coding sequence GTGGACTATCTAGAAAAGTTGCAGGTCTTAATAGACGAAGAGCAACCCTCGAGTTTTTTTAATTTGTGGGAAGAATATTGTTTTAACGATGTGGTGAGAGGGGCGGAGCTTGTTCAGATCTTAGAAAAGGTAAGACATTCATCTTTAGCCCCTTTGTTTGGCAAGATATCAGACACTGTCCTTCCTTTATGGGAAAGAATACCTGAGGGCAAAGAAAAAGATCAGGTTCTTAGATTGGTTTTGGATATACAAAACACTAACGCTAAGCCATTTTATGATGCTGCTATTGATTACGTAAACAGGAAGTATAGTGGTAGGGAAAATTTTAATGAAGCTTTAAGAGTTGTTGGTCTTCGTGATGGTCGTGAGTTTCAGTATAGTTTAAGCCGTTTTGACTTCTTAATGCACTTGAATGAGGGAAATTTCGTCTTTCATTCTGGGGGATGGGGTGTTGGAGAGGTTATGAGTGTTTCTTTTCTTCAACAGAAGGTTCTCATAGAGTTTGAAGGAGTTATGATGGCTAAGGATATCTCCTTTGAAACAGCCTTTAAAAGTTTGATTCCTTTAGATAAAGATCATTTTCTATCACGAAGATTTGGGGATCCAGATGGGTTTGAGGCTTATGCTAAAGATCACCCGTCCGAGGTTATGGAAATTCTACTTAAGGATTTAGGTCCAAAAACAGCTAAAGAGATCAAGGATGAGCTTGTAGATTTAGTTATTCCCGAGGCTGAGTGGAATCGTTGGTGGCAAGCAACTAAGAGTAAAATTAAGAAAAACATTCGTATTGTAGCCCCTAAAACCATAAAAGATCCTTATAGATATAATCCTGGAGGGGATTCTTTAATTTCTCAGTTAGAAACTCGACTTTCTCAAATCGAAGAGACTCAGAGCAAGATTATAGAGATTTATCAATTCATTAGAGATTTGCATAGTGAATTAAAGAAACCTGAAAACAGGGAAATTATACTTAAGGTTTTACAAACACTTCCTATAGAAGATAACCAATCTTTAGAAATCCAAAGGGATTTGTTACTTTCTGATTTTTTAGGTGAAAAATCTAATAAGTTAGACAGTAAATTTGTAACTTCGCTTTCTGAAGAAGGGATTATCTCTATAGTCAATGACATTTCTATAGCAGCCTTACAGAAGGCTTTCTTAATGTTAATAAAGAAGCATTCTCCAGTTTGGGAAAATGTCTTTATGAAGATCTTTTTCTCGACAACGTTTCCAGCTCTTAGAGAGCTTAGTTTTAAAATATTAAAAGGAGAGGAGTCGTGTTGCCAGAAAATTAAGGAAAAGCTTCTTGGATTTATAGAACATCCTATGATGTACCCAGAGGTTTTTGTCTGGTTTTTCTTAAAGTTTGGGTCGCACGATGATGGTCTTTTTGATCCGAATGATAAAGAAATCGAAAGATTGTTTTTAGAAGCTGCTATGGTGTTTATGTATCATATTGCTTCAACGCCTCAGAAAGAGTTGGGAAAAAAGATTTACCACTTCCTTGTGAGTGAACGTTACCTAGTTATTCGTAATATGATAGAGGGGGCTCCCTTATCTTATTTGAAAGAGATTTTATTGCTCTCTACAAAATGTAGTCAATTTTCCTCTAGTGATCTTAGTGTTTTACAAAGCCTTGCTGAGGTTGTACAACCTGATTTGAAGAAAAACACTTTGGCTGTGGAAGAAGACATTTTTTGGACAACCCCAGAAAGCTTTACGAAAATGAAAAACAAGCTTCAATCTCTTGTGGGTAAGGAAATGGTGGATAACGCCAAAGAAATAGAGGACGCGAGAGCTTTAGGGGACCTTAGGGAGAACTCTGAGTATAAATTTGCTTTGGAAAAACGAGCACGTTTACAAGAAGAAATTCGTGTGCTTTCTGAAGAGGTAAATCGAGCTAGAATATTAACTAAGGATATTGTTTTTACTGATACGGTAGGCATTGGTTGTAAGGTTTCTTTAGAAGATGAACAGGGAAATCTTATCACATATTCAATTCTAGGTCCTTGGGACGCTGATCCTGACAACTATATTTTATCTTTAAAATCTAAGCTTGCTCAAGAAATGCTTAACAAGAGCGTTGGAGCCAGTCTACAGTTTCAAGGAAAGAAATATAAGATTAGCCGAATACAATCTATTTGGGATGCATAA
- a CDS encoding amino acid aminotransferase, with protein MSFFHQLPTFAPDSILGLQKLFLEDERDEKVNLVIGSYEDPNKAYGGFSSVRKAQFLLLENEMNKGYLPISGLFSFNQQMESLVFGDDVNPSFVVGAQALGGTGALHLGAKIFSMTNPSGAVYIPEQTWGNHLRIFAQQGLDVLKYPYYSAESKTLVFDEMISVLKSAPKNSLVLLQCCCHNPTGMDLDENMWIRLAELMKERQLLPFFDTAYLGFGLGIEEDRKPIKIFIDSGHAVFVAACASKNFSLYGERVGYFAAYSRVVDDLDKISSCLEEKIRGEYSSPPRHGAKVVSTILSDASLKIEWLAELETIRCSLEKTRIRFVQAMRNHIGHSFDFILSQKGFFGYPGFSLEQVLFLRLEKGVYTTSGARFNLNGITDNNIDHVVQSFAEAYQQA; from the coding sequence ATGAGTTTTTTTCATCAATTACCCACGTTTGCTCCCGATTCTATTTTGGGTTTGCAAAAACTATTTTTAGAAGACGAGCGAGATGAGAAGGTAAATCTTGTTATAGGTTCTTATGAAGATCCTAATAAGGCTTATGGTGGCTTTTCAAGTGTCCGCAAGGCACAATTTTTATTATTAGAAAACGAGATGAATAAGGGGTACTTACCTATTAGTGGGTTGTTTTCTTTTAATCAACAAATGGAGAGTCTTGTTTTTGGTGATGATGTAAATCCGAGTTTTGTTGTTGGCGCCCAAGCTCTTGGGGGAACAGGAGCATTGCATTTGGGTGCTAAGATTTTTTCCATGACCAATCCTTCTGGTGCAGTATACATTCCCGAACAGACATGGGGAAACCATTTGAGAATATTTGCTCAACAAGGTTTAGATGTTCTAAAATATCCTTATTATAGTGCAGAAAGTAAAACACTAGTTTTTGATGAGATGATTTCTGTATTAAAATCTGCTCCCAAGAACTCTTTAGTGCTTTTGCAATGTTGTTGTCATAATCCTACAGGAATGGATCTTGACGAGAACATGTGGATACGTCTTGCAGAGCTAATGAAAGAACGCCAGCTGCTACCTTTTTTTGATACGGCGTATTTAGGCTTTGGATTGGGTATCGAAGAAGATAGAAAACCTATAAAGATTTTTATAGATTCGGGGCATGCTGTATTTGTAGCTGCGTGTGCAAGTAAGAATTTTTCTCTTTATGGGGAGCGTGTAGGTTATTTTGCTGCATACAGTAGGGTTGTTGATGATTTAGATAAGATTTCCAGCTGTCTCGAAGAAAAAATACGAGGAGAATATTCTTCACCTCCTAGACATGGAGCTAAAGTTGTTTCTACAATTTTATCAGATGCCTCTTTGAAAATAGAATGGTTAGCAGAATTAGAAACAATTCGTTGTTCTTTAGAAAAAACACGAATTCGATTTGTTCAGGCTATGCGCAATCATATTGGTCATTCTTTTGACTTTATCCTATCTCAGAAAGGATTTTTTGGTTACCCAGGATTTTCTTTAGAACAGGTCTTATTTTTAAGATTAGAAAAAGGCGTTTACACAACAAGTGGAGCTAGGTTTAATCTAAACGGGATCACCGATAATAACATCGATCATGTAGTTCAGAGTTTTGCTGAGGCATATCAACAAGCTTAG